One genomic segment of Nocardia spumae includes these proteins:
- a CDS encoding heavy-metal-associated domain-containing protein: MATSTYTVTGMTCGHCVASVQKEIGKIDGVTSVDVDLASGRVQVESAAPLPRADVTAAVDEAGYQVAS, translated from the coding sequence ATGGCTACCAGCACCTACACCGTCACCGGAATGACCTGCGGCCACTGCGTGGCGTCGGTGCAGAAGGAGATCGGCAAGATCGACGGCGTGACCAGCGTCGATGTGGACCTCGCCTCCGGTCGCGTCCAGGTCGAATCCGCCGCGCCGCTGCCTCGGGCCGACGTCACCGCCGCCGTCGACGAGGCGGGATATCAGGTGGCGAGCTGA